DNA from Demetria terragena DSM 11295:
CGTTGTGGGTGCCGCTGCTCAACCTCACGATCTGGTCCGCGATCTTCGCCCTGGGAGCGGTCGCACTGGTCCGCCGCGGTCGAGGTCGGCAGTGATCTCATCGTCATCCGGCGACCCATCAGGGCGCTCCGAGCAGCAATGGGACTGGCTGCTCGGGGTGATCTGGCTAGTCTTCCTCGGTTTTCCGGTGGCCACGCTCATCACGGCGGACATCTCAACCGTCTGGTCCTGGCTCGGCATCGGGGTTCTCGTCGTTTTCGGACTTGTCTACGCCCACGGCATTTACCGACTCGACCATCATGTCGAGCACTACGACGTCACCCGCAACTCGGTCTGGCGTCTGGTCGTGATGGTGACCCTGATGTTCACACTCGCGCCGGTGCTTCACGAAGAGACCAGCGGGATGCTGCCCTACGTCGTCAGTCTGGCTCTGCTCGGCCTTCCCTTGGTGTGGGGTCTAGCGATCTGGGTGGCGAGTATCGCCGCTGCTGTGGCGGTTCCTCTCGTGGTGGGCGAGCCTGTCGCCACCTTTCTGGCCGGGATCATCGTCCTGGTGGGCGTCACGGTATTGATCATCCGCACGCTCGAAGAGCGCGCCGCTCGCAGCCGCGTGCTCGAGAAGGAGCAGGAGATCACCCAAGAACGTGACCGCGTGGCCCGTGACGTCCACGATGTCCTCGGCCACTCGTTGACGGTCGCGACAGTGAAACTCGAACTGGCGGAGCGCCTCATCGATCTTGACACTGAGCGCGCGAAAGCCGAGCTGGCACAGGTGCGTTCGATGACCCGACAGTCATTGGCCGAGATCCGTTCCACCGTCTCGGGCCTGCGCATCGCCCAACTGTCGCAGGAGGCGGACCACGCGCGTCACGCGCTCCGTGACGCCGGCATCGCGGCTGAGATCCCCATCGATCCAGAGAGCGTCGACCCACTGCATCGCAGTGTGCTCGGCTGGGCGCTACGCGAAGGGGTGACCAATGTCGTCCGCCACAGCGGTGCGGCCAACTGCACAGTCGCGTGGGGCTCGGACTGGCTGACGGTGACCGACGACGGGTCAGGTATGGGGGATCGCCCAGAGGGCAACGGGATTCGCGGAATCCGGGAGCGCGTACGACCTGCGAGTGGCACCGTCGAAATCACGTCCGGTGCCGATGGCAAGGGCACTGAGATGAAGGTGCAACTATGACGATTCGCCTACTGATCGCCGACGACCAGGCCCTTGTACGCGGAGCCATGGCCGCGTTGCTCGACCTAGAGACCGACCTGGAGGTCGTCGCCGAGGTCGGCCGTGGCGACGAAGTCGTCGCCGCAGCCCAGGACAGCCGAGCAGACGTGTGCCTGTTGGACATTGAGATGCCCGGAGGCTCTGGGATCGAGGCCGCTCGAGAACTCCGTCGCGACCTTCCAGCGGTTCGCTCGCTCATTGTGACCACCTTTGGTCGCCCTGGATACCTGCGCAGCGCCATGGACGCTGGCGCTTCTGGATTCGTCGTGAAAGACACCCCTGCGCGTGAGTTGGCCGAGGCGGTACGCCGCGTGCACCAGGGCCTCCGGGTCGTCGACCCGGCTCTCGCGACCGAGTCACTACTCGGCGGACCGAACCCGCTCACCGAGCGAGAACGGGACGTCCTACGCAGCGCGCTGAGTGGGGCAACCGTCGCGACGATCGCCCGCACGGTGAACCTCTCGGAAGGCACCGTCCGCAACTACCTCAGTTCGACAATTCGCAAGACCGACACGGCGACTCGCGTCGAGGCCGCTCACGTCGCTCAGGAACGCGGCTGGCTCTGAAGTTGTCTCCTACAGACTGTAGGAGTACCGTCAACTACGACATGTAGTAGACGGATGGAGTGGTGATGGATACGCTCGACCTCGCGCGGTGGCAGTTCGCGATCACCACCGTCTATCACTTCCTCTTCGTCCCCATGACGATCGGATTGTCGGGCGTTGTCGCCGGCTTAGAGACGGCGTACGTCCGGACGCGCCGTCCGCATCTGCTGCGCCTCACCAAGTGGTTCGGGACGCTGTTGACCATCAACGTCGCACTGGGCCTGGTCACCGGAATCGTGCAGGAATTCCAGTTCGGAATGAACTGGTCGAACTACTCGGCCTTCGTGGGCGACATCCTTGGAGCACCCCTGGCGCTCGAGGCGCTCCTCGCCTTCTTTGT
Protein-coding regions in this window:
- a CDS encoding response regulator transcription factor; protein product: MTIRLLIADDQALVRGAMAALLDLETDLEVVAEVGRGDEVVAAAQDSRADVCLLDIEMPGGSGIEAARELRRDLPAVRSLIVTTFGRPGYLRSAMDAGASGFVVKDTPARELAEAVRRVHQGLRVVDPALATESLLGGPNPLTERERDVLRSALSGATVATIARTVNLSEGTVRNYLSSTIRKTDTATRVEAAHVAQERGWL
- a CDS encoding sensor histidine kinase → MISSSSGDPSGRSEQQWDWLLGVIWLVFLGFPVATLITADISTVWSWLGIGVLVVFGLVYAHGIYRLDHHVEHYDVTRNSVWRLVVMVTLMFTLAPVLHEETSGMLPYVVSLALLGLPLVWGLAIWVASIAAAVAVPLVVGEPVATFLAGIIVLVGVTVLIIRTLEERAARSRVLEKEQEITQERDRVARDVHDVLGHSLTVATVKLELAERLIDLDTERAKAELAQVRSMTRQSLAEIRSTVSGLRIAQLSQEADHARHALRDAGIAAEIPIDPESVDPLHRSVLGWALREGVTNVVRHSGAANCTVAWGSDWLTVTDDGSGMGDRPEGNGIRGIRERVRPASGTVEITSGADGKGTEMKVQL